DNA from Dokdonella koreensis DS-123:
CGCGGACGCGCAGGTCCAGGCGGGTATCGCGCTGCAGCCGCGGCGCGGCCTCGCGGATCTGCTCGATCAGCGCGCGCCCGACGTTGCCGGGCCCGATCAGCCCCACCGACAGCGCCTGCGGGGACAGCCAGAAGCCGGCATGCGCGGCGCGCAGCGCACGCGCGGCATCGGCGCCGGCCAGCGCGACCGAGATGTTCCGCTCCGAGGCGCCCTGCGCGATCGCGCGCACATTGACGCGCGCACGGCCGAGCGAAGCGAACAGGCGTGCCGCCACGCCCGGCATGCCGGCCATGCCGTCGCCGACCGCGGCCAGCACGCTGATGCCGGCGGTCACCGCGATGTCCTGGATCTGGCCGTCCGCCAGCTCCGCGGCGAACGCCGCCGCCAGGCCGCTGCGGGCACGCTCGACGTCGCCGGCACGGACCACGCAGCAGATCGAATGCTCCGAGGATCCCTGCGAGATCATCACGACCGAGACGCCGGCGCTGCGCAGCGCGGCGAACACCCGCTCGGCCGTACCCGGCACGCCGATCATGCCGGCACCCTCGACATTGACCAGGGCCAGGTTGTCGGCCAGCGAGAGGCCCTTGACCGGCATCGGCGGGGTTTCGGCCGCACCGATGCAGGTGCCCGGATGGTTCGGCCGGAAGGTGTTGCGGATGCGGATCGGCAGGCCGAGCGCCATCGCCGGCAGCATCGTCTGCGGATGGATCACCTTGGCGCCGAAGTAGGCCAGCTCGCAGGCCTCCTCGTAGGACATCGCCGCCAATGGCACCGCCTCGGGCACCAGGCGCGGATCGGCGGACAGCACGCCGTCGACGTCGGTCCAGATGTTGAGTTCGCAGGCGCCGAACAGCGCGGCGAAGATCGCGCCGGAATAGTCGCTGCCGTTGCGGCCGAGGACCGTCGGGCGGCCGTCGGCGTCGCGCGCGACGAAGCCGGTCGCGATCACGCGCGCCTGCGGGTGGCCGTCGCGCCAATCGGCCAGGCGCCGGGCGCTGTCGTCCCAGTCCACGGCGACGCCGAGTTCACCGTGACGCACCGTCAGCACCTCGCGGGCGTCGAGCATCGCGCATTCGGCACCCTGCGCCACGAGCAGCGCCGACAGCAGCCGCGCCGACCAGACCTCGCCCAGGCCCTGGATGCGCTCCAGCGCCTCGCGCGCCGGAAAACCGAGCACCGCCAGTGCCTGCAGCAGGTCCGCCAGGCCGGCATGGCTGGCGTCGAGCCACGCCTGCGTCGGACCTGCCTGGCCGCCGAGCAGGTCGCCGGCCACGGCGAGGTGACGCTCGCGCAAGCTGCCGGCCGCGGCGCGCCAGTCGCCCGTGCCGGAGGCCGCGTCCTGGGCCAGCGCGATCAGCGCGTCGGTCACGCCC
Protein-coding regions in this window:
- the thrA gene encoding bifunctional aspartate kinase/homoserine dehydrogenase I: MSPHVNLSAPLAAARHIGTRGIPAGTRTVAHKFGGSSLADAGCYRGVAAILRDQAEDRQIAVVSAMQGVTDALIALAQDAASGTGDWRAAAGSLRERHLAVAGDLLGGQAGPTQAWLDASHAGLADLLQALAVLGFPAREALERIQGLGEVWSARLLSALLVAQGAECAMLDAREVLTVRHGELGVAVDWDDSARRLADWRDGHPQARVIATGFVARDADGRPTVLGRNGSDYSGAIFAALFGACELNIWTDVDGVLSADPRLVPEAVPLAAMSYEEACELAYFGAKVIHPQTMLPAMALGLPIRIRNTFRPNHPGTCIGAAETPPMPVKGLSLADNLALVNVEGAGMIGVPGTAERVFAALRSAGVSVVMISQGSSEHSICCVVRAGDVERARSGLAAAFAAELADGQIQDIAVTAGISVLAAVGDGMAGMPGVAARLFASLGRARVNVRAIAQGASERNISVALAGADAARALRAAHAGFWLSPQALSVGLIGPGNVGRALIEQIREAAPRLQRDTRLDLRVRAIAGSRQLWTDERGELPADWQRRVAAGGEAADLDRFAAHVHAPHLPHAVIVDCSASAAVAARYPDWLAAGIHVVTPNKQAGAGPLALYRAIRAAAEAGGARWRYEATVGAGLPVIQTLRDLLDTGDELVAVEGILSGTLAWLFNRYDGSQPFSALVAEAHALGYTEPDPRDDLSGLDVARKLVILAREAGQALELADVAVESLVPAAVRDLPREAVPAALAAIDEDIARRHARARAAGKVLRYVARLDRSGARVGLVEVAGDQAFAHLRLTDNIVQYTTRRYASNPLIVQGPGAGPDVTAAGVFADLLRLGAALGARL